The window CTCCCAAGAAGGCTGGCATCACCCCCAGAACGCGAATCTGCCAGTTCGAAGTCATCCAACTGACAGTTCACTAGTGATTCTTCAGAAGTGTGTTTAGTGCGCTTTTCTGTGAAGGATGACTGGTCGTTCCAAGTCACTTTTTCCGGTTCCCACAAAAACCTCCGTAAGGGAATAATGTCATCGTGCTCCGGCGTTTCGTGTTGAGAGGGTGACTGCCCATCTCCGGACACGTTTCGCAGAGGCGCAATATCCTTCATCACCTGCCCCCCAACATCATCCTTCCGGCGTTCCCGTGTGTATTCAGCCTGAACTTGTCCTGCCATGCCACCCAAGGCACTCCGCCCGCTATCTGCGAGCGCATCTGATTGGCTGTGTAGAGAGCCCTGCCTGTAATCCACCTGCCGTTGTGGGGTCTCATCATCGTTCACATCATTAGCTAGTGAGAAatcgccgcgaccgccggaCACGCTTAGGCCCTGAGCGGGCTGTGGAGGGTGGTCTCTGACGACCGTCATCGAATCTGAACCTTCTTCGACAGATGTGTTGTCTGTGGTTATCGAACTGGAGTCGCACGGATCACGTGCCGCATGACACCTCGTCTCGAATCGTTGGACAGAATCGGAACAGTTTTCGTTTGTGTCAGtcgacgcctgcgccagccCGCTCGTCACTGCGGCTTGAACTTCAATTTCTGTCGGATGCGACTTCGCTGGGGCTCGAAATGGCGTGGGTCTTGTTCTTGAAGAAACGAGAGCGCTCTTATCGGCCGCGACTTCACCGTTGACAGGGTCACTCGAACCGCGAATGCGGAATGAGACAGACCCAGACATCTGTCTGTCAGGCTCGGGAGACGCTGGATATGCGGATATCGTCGAAGAATCAGCAGCAACAGCTCCTGGACCCGGTAGGCTCCCCGCCGTTGAGCACACGCCTGGAGTATCAGCTGTACACAACTCACCGTTACTGAGGCTAGATCTGAGACGGCGGCTCGAGCAGCGTCTTTCCACCGATGACTGCGTTGACTCGCTTGAGCCTGCATTGGATATGGCATTTGAATGGATAGGAGCCATACCCTGGTCGTACGTATGCTCCACCTCATGTCGCTTCGAAGCGCCGTCTCCGTATTTCTGCTCGGCCGCCTTCTTCGGAGGCAAGCTGGGGAGCTTGTCTTGCCATGACATGCCCTCCTCATGCAGTTGTTGCCCACCTAGGGTTGTCGATTCCTGACGTTGAGAAGGACCCTGTCCGTGGATAGGGTGACTGTTCCGCGGGTTTACATGGGGTAACATTGGAGTCGTCGGCACCGGCGCCGGCAACCGACTTTGTGGCGACCCATTTGCCCGTGCAGCATCAGAATACTCACGGGTTTGTGTAAGAGAAGATCCAAATTTGGGAAGAGCGTGTGGCTGCTTCTCCGTTTCCCCTAACGACTTCGTTGAGCACATCCGTGCTGGCTGACACGGCCGAGGGACTCCTAACTCACCCGCTGATTGTTTCATGGTTAGCACGAGACGCGTTTTAGTCAACATCCCAGAATGACAGTCCGCAACGCCTGGGGTCTGGCCTTGAGTGCGGGAACTGTagccagcagctgccgcgacagcagcagaaaCTGCAACAGGAAAAGCTGACAGCTTCCGCGACGTCGAAGTGAAAGAGCATGAGTTAACAGATGCTGGTACAGTGCCACATGGGCAGCAGGAATTCGTTGGCTCTGTCATCAGGGGATCACAACGCCCAGAACCGTTGCCAGCGATTCCCGTCGTCGCAGGTGCGAACCCATGCCTACCGCTAATAACGTTGGGGTCGGCACTCGCGCTGCGGACAGAGGCACCGGCGGTCTCACCCAACTGCCACGGTCCTCCATACACAGTGCGCGCGCGGGTGCCAGATTCTCCTTGAGACTCCGAATCGCCTGCCGAAAAAGGACGACCAGATGCGTCGTTTCCTACCTGTTGCACCAACGACGGTATCTGCCGCTGTGGGCGAAGCATCGGCGGAGGGGCAGACCTCGGTCGCCGGGAGCTGGCAGATGATGCCTTGCCTCCTGCACACACTCTGTCGCCTGGCGGTGTCACCCCCGAGAGCGGCAATGCCGTTTTCGTGGGTGATATCTCCGATTGACATATCGTCGGGGGTGGTTGAAGTTGAGAGGCACCGCCGTACGAATGTCCGCCAGTTCCCTGTGCTCCATGAGATACAGCACCGCCACCGTGCCCGTCAAGAAACACGCTCGACGCAGTGTTCATGACTCCGGCAggtccgccgcgcagcgtgCGATCTGATGGATGAGAAAGAGGATGGTTATCGTGCTGATACCCAGCGTATGTTGTCTGGGAAATGGAGGGACTGGGTGGCCGCGTATCCCTGACTCCCGTATTGTTTTGACTTCTGTCCGACGAAGCCACAGACGATCTCTCAGCCCGAATCCCATCCGCGCCTCGGAAAACGTCTGCTGCAGGAAAGCCAGCCCGACCAGAGGGCTGAAGTGCTGGagcgtgctgctgcgccggttGCTGGACCACGGGGGAAGGGGTCCGTGAATATCCCTGCTGTTGGTGCAATTGGTCATTGAAACTTCCGAAAGGAATTGTCCCAGGGGCAAGCACTGATTGCTGTGGCTTCGCACCTGCAGCCGCAGTCTGTGCCCCTGAGCGTGCCAAGTTGGAAACACAGCGTGAAAGTACACGCATGTTTTCTGCAGATGCGTATGACCCTTCAGTCCTTCCAGTTACAGGCACCGACGGTGAAGCCGGTCGGCTGTAGTTGGCTGAGAGATACGCGCAAGATTCGAGTGCGTTGAACTGTGTAACGTCTGCTCCACCCAGTCTCTGCTGTCGGACCATGGGCATACACGCGCGATAGCCTTGCATATtgcaggccgctgccgccgcccgagcAGCTGAAGCTGCTGACGTTAACGGCCAAATGCCTGCACCCGCATTGAGAGTTGGAAAAGCCGACTGTTGCAGTGAAAAAGAGTGGTTTGCCGGTGATAAGTTCACCTGCGGCGGAAAGGACTGGCTTAGGAGACCGTCATCTGGATGCCCGGGATTTCGCTTGATCTGTGATCTCAACACGTCTGGGGAGGCTGTGCGCGTGAGTGGAGTCGAGGGATGACTGAGGAACGGCCTCTGTGATAAACCCCTGTCCCCATTCCACTGCGAGCCCGGAACCCCCATTGGGGAGGCACTGCGGTGATACCCTGGATAGTGTGACGGAGAAAGAGCTCCGCGTGGAGGAGCGAAACTCCCATTCTCGTGTTTCAAATGCTGGGTCACCGCGCCCGTCTGATCTTCACCGCGTCCACGCGCACAGAATACGAATCTTTCCGGACTAGACCCGCATCCGgaaggcgtcgctgccgacgGAACTTCGAACATCCCATGGTTCACAGGTGCACCGGGGAGGCATGTCGAAGGCCCACTCCGTTGGCCTATATCCTGATTTGATGAGGCAGTTTTGAAGTAAGAAATGAAGGGCGCCCGGAGCAGGGGAGCCTGTGACCCAGGTGGCGGCGGTCCCTGAGGGTGGAGGGCGGGCGCGATCTTCTCTGCGACGACAGGCCGTGTGAATGCACCGTCGGCTGGAGAACCTGAccgagaagaggaaacgtTATGGTAGATAAGATGCATGGTGCTCAGAAAAGACGACGAGTGCCGGTTCACGGTGCTCTCCAGGAGAACGCCAAGGCGGCAGTTCCCTCACGCTGTTGCGCCGAGAGCACGACGCGCGCAAATCATTCACGACCAGGAAACCCAACAGCCGACATGAAGTGCGAACGGCGAACGGGGAGAGTTGTGTCGAGACAGACTTGACCTCAGCTGAAGAAAACGACCATGGCAGACATCAAGCAAtcggcgacgaggcctcaGTGAGCCTGCGCCCATTTCGGGCTGCTCAaggaaggagaaaagacGACAACACTCGAGAAACGGGTTGATAAATGGATGCGTCCGACATCAGAAACGCATCATACCCGTCCGCAAGCGGTAGCACGACGAAAAGACTCTGCACAGCGAACTGTGCGCAGCCCGGCCGGCAAGTGACCGCTAGCAGACCCCTGTATCACTCTCAACCGGGAGTTGCTCTTGTGCGAAGTGGAACAACGCACTAGTGTGGGTTGGATTTTGATTGTAAACAAAGATAAGAGAAACACGAAACAGAGATGCCCTCCTGGCGCACAAGGGGGCTCCGTGCCAACCGATGAAAAGACGCCGCCGGGCATTCCGGCCACTCAACGGCCTCCAAGCGATGGATTCCGCAGCAAGGGTCGTCACAGTTCGGGAAAGCACATTTCTTGTCAGAACCAGTCTGGAAAAGGCACTACGCAACCAATTCACGGCAGTCTTAAAAAATATCCACCCTGAGGCAGAAAAAATTTAGCAAACGATCTGTGTAGCTTGTCGACCGTTGATGGAGTACGGACGGCGTCGGGGTGGCGACCGTCAGACACAGGAAAGAATGTGCGtgatgcgcgcgcgccccctTGAGGGGGACGTGCGCGCTTGTCTTGAGGGCAATGCATCATCCGTGTGCGGACACTAGGTAGTCGACCCGGCCACGGAAACAGTCTCCTGCTAGTACACAGGCCTCCGCAGTTTGCCTGTGAAGCAATACGAGTATGGTCTGGCGAGCTTGCGTGAGTGGTGGCAATTATCTGTACTTGGCTCCCGGCCGATCACATGGCGGTCGCCCGCCAGGCGCGGGAACCTTCATCTCGTCCTTGAGCTGGGGCTtgtggcggcggccgctgaaGCCCCCGACTGGTCGCAGCATGATTATTCTCCATGGCGTTCAAGAAATTAATTCTTCACCCTAGGTCGCGAGTATGTGCGGCTGATGGCTTCTGAATGGTTGTCGCCGAGAATCGGTACCCTCGACAGTCGAATGGGTGTGAAAACAGGGGGTTGCAACGCGCGCGGAATGATGCCTACGTCGTCCTTGCTGCGGGTCTGGTCAGACTGCCCACACGTTAGGAGAGAAGACATGCCGTGTTCTTGTACAGCGAAGGTCTCATTCGGAAAAGTAATCTTCTATGTCCTCCTACGTtcaaccccccccccccccggagAGGCTCAAGTACTCGAACACACTGGTGCTTTTCATCGCGTCTCCAGCACGGCCCATAGCCTGTTGACGGCTCAGCGCAATGATGCACGCAGATGTGCACATAAAGGCAATGGCATGCTTCCGCTTTTACCTCGGCTGGCTCAACATGGAAAAACGCCACGGCAGGTATTTTGTATTGATGAGCCCCTCTCCCGCATCTAATGTCTCTAGTTCGGGATCTCCGCGTAGTCGTGTTCGCGAAGGCAAGGTGAAAACTAGTTACCAGTATGGAACCGAGAGAATGAAAGGTACTGTACCCAGCATAGAGCGAGGTTGAGGCTGTCTTACGTCCTCTCCGGCCTACACCGCCTCTCTCCAGGTTCCATATAGAGGAGCGATGCGTTGGTGCACTGCACGTCTCATTAGTCTTACTGACAGTGTCGTGTGCGTAGTTATCTCAAAAGATTCGAGCGGGGCAGCACTCGGTCTTGGGCTGCGCCAAATAGTCCTTCTAAGATCAACTACGTGTTACTGGAGGCATCATACGTCATCGTTCCCTCCCAGTGTCTGCGCTCGAGCGGCAGCGTTTCCgtgtctgcttctccccTGTCTCGACCAGTAAAACTGTCAACTACAGTGATTTGTAAACGTTGGTTTCCTCGTATTGTTTCCAGCCTAGAACTTTAGTCGTAGGTAGTACGTATTGGTTTGCTCCATCCGACTTATGAATCCTATTCCTTTTGTCGACGcgttcttccgccgcggtcATTAGGCGGTTAGTTCTATCTTGCGTGCGTGCTCGTCTCACGAGCCCATCCCCCACGTCATCTTCTCTTTAGCGCAAAAAACTCGAGAGATCAACAGGTATATCCTGCCGGTCAGAAGTCGCGCACGTCGTAGGTGACTTATGCGAAAATGCGAACGACGATACTGCGCTGCAGATCGAGGCCCCGACGTTGTGCGTCCTTCATAAGAGTGACTTCCCTTGCACTATTAGTGCTTAAAGTGACAGGCCCATTCGCCAGAATAAATAATCGGTGTCTGATACTTCTTTGAGCTGACATACTGAAATCCCTCTGAAGGGCGGGTCCCGCATGCAAGACAAAACCATTGTGTGCAGACCGTTCAATGTGGACGAAGAATGGTATATGTGGATGCCGGCCATCCTGTTAGATGGCAGGTGtgaagagacacgcagctAACAGGGCTCGGGTGTTGGGCGTTTCGCCATCCCCGGTTTTTTACCTGCGCGTTTGTAACGCTACAGGACGGCTAGAAAAGCTTCAGCTTCATGAGGCGTCTGGCAGGCCATCCAAACCACGTTCCGTTGCTACGAAGCCGCCCGCTCCACTGGGATGTtactgaaaaaaaaaaaatcacATTTGATCCTCAAGATACTGTTGGCGCTGCAGAATCCGTCTGAAGCTGGTTCCGGGCTGGTTCCCTCGAGGAAGCGATGTTAGAGAAAAGATGCCACATCTAGCGGAATCGTTGAAGAAAAAGGTACAACTTTGGGTCGACACACACGATTTCTGTGGAAGGAAGCCTGCGGTGCTTCTGTGTGGTCCGTTGGTCGTCGGGGTTCTGCGAAAGCTGCGCATCGCATGGATTTGCATTTTAATGTGTACGACTTAAGCGATTGTGTTTTCCTATGTTGTATCAGGAATGTTGGTGTTGGGTGGCAGCGCCTGAGTTTTCTATAGTGTGCGTGGCTCTGCGTGATTACTGCAGCGTTTTGAGCTGCTTTCTCCCCGCATGAGTATCAAACTTCGATACAAGCGCCGAGACGAAAATCCTTAATCAATATGTCAGACGCTCCTGAAACCCTAGTTTTAGTGCGGCACGTCCACGAAtccgacgagggcgcggtcGGCCGTTCTGTACGGTTTGTTTCGTTTGGTGTCCACGTAGAAGTGTGGGACAAAGAGGGCTTCTATAGTTATAGGTGTGCGCAGCCCTACAACACTTTTTGTGGGGTTGGCAGCCAATAGAGTGTTTTCTGTAGCAAACGATGCTCTTGTATTGGGAAA is drawn from Besnoitia besnoiti strain Bb-Ger1 chromosome VI, whole genome shotgun sequence and contains these coding sequences:
- a CDS encoding aurora kinase (encoded by transcript BESB_066180), which translates into the protein MHLIYHNVSSSRSGSPADGAFTRPVVAEKIAPALHPQGPPPPGSQAPLLRAPFISYFKTASSNQDIGQRSGPSTCLPGAPVNHGMFEVPSAATPSGCGSSPERFVFCARGRGEDQTGAVTQHLKHENGSFAPPRGALSPSHYPGYHRSASPMGVPGSQWNGDRGLSQRPFLSHPSTPLTRTASPDVLRSQIKRNPGHPDDGLLSQSFPPQVNLSPANHSFSLQQSAFPTLNAGAGIWPLTSAASAARAAAAACNMQGYRACMPMVRQQRLGGADVTQFNALESCAYLSANYSRPASPSVPVTGRTEGSYASAENMRVLSRCVSNLARSGAQTAAAGAKPQQSVLAPGTIPFGSFNDQLHQQQGYSRTPSPVVQQPAQQHAPALQPSGRAGFPAADVFRGADGIRAERSSVASSDRSQNNTGVRDTRPPSPSISQTTYAGYQHDNHPLSHPSDRTLRGGPAGVMNTASSVFLDGHGGGAVSHGAQGTGGHSYGGASQLQPPPTICQSEISPTKTALPLSGVTPPGDRVCAGGKASSASSRRPRSAPPPMLRPQRQIPSLVQQVGNDASGRPFSAGDSESQGESGTRARTVYGGPWQLGETAGASVRSASADPNVISGRHGFAPATTGIAGNGSGRCDPLMTEPTNSCCPCGTVPASVNSCSFTSTSRKLSAFPVAVSAAVAAAAGYSSRTQGQTPGVADCHSGMLTKTRLVLTMKQSAGELGVPRPCQPARMCSTKSLGETEKQPHALPKFGSSLTQTREYSDAARANGSPQSRLPAPVPTTPMLPHVNPRNSHPIHGQGPSQRQESTTLGGQQLHEEGMSWQDKLPSLPPKKAAEQKYGDGASKRHEVEHTYDQGMAPIHSNAISNAGSSESTQSSVERRCSSRRLRSSLSNGELCTADTPGVCSTAGSLPGPGAVAADSSTISAYPASPEPDRQMSGSVSFRIRGSSDPVNGEVAADKSALVSSRTRPTPFRAPAKSHPTEIEVQAAVTSGLAQASTDTNENCSDSVQRFETRCHAARDPCDSSSITTDNTSVEEGSDSMTVVRDHPPQPAQGLSVSGGRGDFSLANDVNDDETPQRQVDYRQGSLHSQSDALADSGRSALGGMAGQVQAEYTRERRKDDVGGQVMKDIAPLRNVSGDGQSPSQHETPEHDDIIPLRRFLWEPEKVTWNDQSSFTEKRTKHTSEESLVNCQLDDFELADSRSGGDASLLGRGTYGVVRKLKHKATGEVFAVKSIEKESVVRAGMVSQVEFELLVQKDLLRHRNVLRCFACVEDAEHVHLILEYCSRGDLYTKVRSQTRRRLSEREAFVYFSQLVNGLHYLHGKGVMHRDLKLENLLLDSNNVLKIADLGWCGSVLGKTKNFNFCGTLDYLAPEMVRGGGHDWRVDLWGAGILLYEMLDGKPPFQSTRHLELVQQVLKAEVTIPPHISPDAGDLILQLLRYEPESRIPLHGEHACSLRTFLIYLGFGSLSSAIYCRPSTRKVYVL